Proteins from a single region of Stappia sp. ES.058:
- the fabD gene encoding ACP S-malonyltransferase yields the protein MSIAFTFPGQGSQSVGMGRDLAEQFAEARAVFQEVDDALGEKLSETMWNGPESDLTLTANAQPALMAVSLATMRVIEARGLDLKASVAFVAGHSLGEYSALAAAGALSVADAARLLRVRGDAMQKAVPVGEGAMAALLGLDFDAAVEVAREAAGGEVCEAANDNAPGQVVVSGHKSAVERAIEIAKARGARRAVLLPVSAPFHCSLMSPAADVMAEALAGVDMKMPTVPLVANVLAAPISDPVDIRQRLVEQVTGTVRWRESVSWMADAGVDTAFEIGTGKVLSGMVKRIAKEMAGSPVNTAADIDALMDRLQSN from the coding sequence ATGAGCATCGCTTTCACGTTCCCCGGACAGGGCAGCCAGTCGGTCGGCATGGGCCGTGACCTGGCGGAGCAGTTCGCCGAGGCGCGGGCCGTCTTTCAGGAAGTCGACGACGCGCTTGGCGAGAAGCTCAGCGAAACCATGTGGAACGGCCCGGAAAGTGATCTCACGCTAACAGCCAATGCACAGCCGGCGCTGATGGCGGTAAGCCTCGCGACCATGCGCGTGATCGAGGCGCGGGGCCTCGATCTCAAGGCGTCCGTGGCCTTCGTCGCAGGTCATTCGCTGGGCGAATATTCCGCGCTTGCCGCAGCCGGTGCCCTGAGTGTCGCCGATGCTGCCCGTCTGCTGCGCGTTCGCGGCGATGCGATGCAAAAGGCGGTTCCGGTAGGCGAGGGCGCCATGGCGGCGCTGCTCGGTCTCGATTTTGACGCCGCCGTCGAGGTCGCCCGCGAGGCGGCCGGTGGCGAGGTCTGCGAGGCGGCGAATGACAATGCGCCGGGCCAGGTTGTCGTCTCCGGACACAAATCCGCCGTCGAGCGTGCGATAGAGATCGCCAAGGCCCGTGGCGCCCGCCGCGCCGTGCTTCTGCCGGTCAGCGCACCGTTCCATTGCTCCTTGATGTCGCCCGCCGCGGATGTGATGGCGGAGGCTTTGGCCGGCGTCGACATGAAGATGCCGACGGTGCCCCTTGTCGCCAATGTGCTGGCCGCGCCGATCAGCGATCCGGTCGACATTCGGCAGCGGCTCGTCGAGCAGGTGACCGGAACCGTGCGCTGGCGCGAATCCGTCTCGTGGATGGCGGACGCCGGTGTCGACACCGCTTTCGAGATCGGGACTGGAAAGGTTCTGAGCGGAATGGTGAAGCGCATCGCAAAGGAAATGGCCGGCTCGCCCGTCAACACCGCCGCCGACATCGATGCGTTGATGGACCGTTTGCAGTCCAACTGA
- the rpsF gene encoding 30S ribosomal protein S6, which translates to MPLYEHVFLARQDVSAQQVEQMVEQYKALIAEYEGSVGKVEAWGLRTLTYRVKKNRKAHYTLMNLDATPPAIAEMERQMRLNEDVLRFMTIKVDEHEEEPSAMMQKRDRDDRRGGRGGRGDRGDRGDRGDRGDRGDRGPRRNDD; encoded by the coding sequence ATGCCGCTTTACGAGCATGTGTTCCTGGCTCGCCAGGACGTCTCGGCCCAGCAGGTCGAGCAGATGGTCGAGCAGTACAAGGCTTTGATCGCAGAATACGAAGGCAGCGTCGGCAAGGTCGAGGCTTGGGGCCTGCGCACCCTGACCTACCGCGTCAAGAAGAACCGCAAGGCGCATTACACGCTGATGAACCTGGACGCGACGCCCCCGGCGATCGCGGAAATGGAACGTCAGATGCGTCTGAACGAGGACGTCCTGCGCTTCATGACCATCAAGGTCGATGAGCACGAGGAAGAGCCCTCCGCAATGATGCAGAAGCGCGACCGCGACGACCGCCGTGGCGGACGTGGTGGACGCGGTGATCGTGGCGACCGCGGAGATCGCGGCGACCGTGGTGACCGTGGCGATCGCGGCCCCCGCCGCAACGACGACTAA
- the rpsR gene encoding 30S ribosomal protein S18: MVDIAQLPTRRPFFRRRKTCPFSGANAPKIDYKDIRLLQRYISERGKIVPSRITAVSAKKQRELARAIKRARFLGLLPFVIK; encoded by the coding sequence ATGGTTGATATCGCTCAGCTCCCGACGCGGCGTCCTTTCTTCCGCCGTCGCAAGACCTGCCCGTTCTCCGGTGCCAACGCGCCGAAGATCGACTACAAGGACATCCGTCTGCTTCAGCGCTACATCTCGGAGCGCGGCAAGATCGTTCCGAGCCGCATCACCGCGGTGTCGGCGAAGAAGCAGCGTGAACTCGCCCGCGCCATCAAGCGCGCGCGCTTCCTTGGGCTCCTGCCCTTCGTGATCAAATAA
- the rplI gene encoding 50S ribosomal protein L9 — translation MQVILLERVQKLGQMGEVVKVKDGFARNYLLPQGKALRANKGNMQRFENERAQLEARNLERKAEAESVAKSLDGTRFVAIRQAGETGQLYGSVSTRDIAESMTAGGFSASRAQVRLDKPIKTIGMHNIVIVLHPEVEVEISLNIARSNDEAERQARGEDLTARDFDTFEFEEEDDEDAEGAEGADDGEEGAEASEEGAAEEENL, via the coding sequence ATGCAAGTCATTCTTCTGGAGCGCGTGCAAAAGCTCGGCCAGATGGGCGAAGTGGTGAAGGTCAAGGACGGGTTCGCCCGCAACTATCTTCTGCCGCAGGGCAAGGCCCTTCGTGCCAACAAGGGCAACATGCAGCGTTTTGAAAACGAGCGCGCGCAGCTCGAGGCCCGCAACCTGGAGCGCAAGGCCGAAGCCGAAAGCGTCGCCAAGTCGCTTGATGGCACCCGCTTTGTGGCGATCCGCCAGGCTGGCGAAACCGGCCAGCTCTACGGGTCTGTCTCGACCCGCGACATCGCCGAATCCATGACCGCAGGCGGCTTCTCCGCATCGCGCGCCCAGGTGCGCCTGGACAAGCCGATCAAGACCATCGGCATGCACAACATCGTGATCGTGCTCCACCCCGAAGTGGAAGTCGAGATCAGCCTCAACATCGCCCGTTCCAACGACGAAGCCGAGCGCCAGGCGCGCGGTGAGGATCTGACGGCGCGCGACTTCGACACCTTCGAGTTCGAAGAAGAGGACGACGAGGATGCAGAGGGCGCCGAAGGCGCCGACGATGGCGAAGAAGGGGCCGAGGCCTCCGAAGAGGGCGCGGCCGAAGAGGAAAACCTCTAA
- the tyrS gene encoding tyrosine--tRNA ligase yields the protein MTVFKSEFLKTLDDRGFIHQISNAQGLDDLYRSETVTAYIGFDCTAKSLHVGSLVQIMMLHWMQQTGHRPIALMGSGTTRIGDPSFRDDARPLLDDAQIEANKDGIRKVFDRFLSFGDGPKDALMLDNADWLMQLNYVTFLREVGRHFSVNQMIQRDAVRTRLEREQHLSFLEFNYMLLQGYDFVELFRRTGCRVQMGGSDQWGNILSGVDLGRRMAEVELFALTTPLLTTASGAKMGKTASGAVWLNPDMLSPYDYWQFWRNTEDGDVERFLKLFTTLPLDEIARLATLGGSEINEAKKVLATEATAMAHGRDAADAAGETARRAFEEGAMAGGLPTVEIPRADLANGIGLLAAFVTAGLCASNGEVRRQVKGGGTRVNDQPEGDEKRVLGEDDLIEDGVIKLSLGKKRHVLLKAV from the coding sequence ATGACCGTTTTCAAATCGGAGTTCTTGAAGACCCTCGACGACCGGGGCTTCATCCATCAGATCTCGAACGCCCAGGGGCTCGACGATCTGTATCGGTCCGAGACGGTCACCGCCTATATCGGCTTCGACTGCACGGCAAAGAGCCTGCATGTCGGTTCTCTCGTCCAGATCATGATGCTGCACTGGATGCAACAAACCGGGCACCGCCCCATCGCGCTGATGGGCAGCGGCACCACACGGATCGGCGATCCCTCGTTTCGCGACGATGCGCGCCCGCTGCTCGACGACGCGCAGATCGAGGCGAACAAGGACGGCATCCGAAAGGTCTTCGACCGCTTCCTGTCCTTCGGCGATGGTCCCAAGGACGCCTTGATGCTGGACAACGCCGACTGGCTGATGCAGCTCAACTATGTCACCTTCCTGCGCGAGGTCGGACGTCACTTCTCGGTCAACCAGATGATCCAGCGCGACGCGGTGCGCACGCGGCTTGAGCGCGAGCAGCATCTGTCGTTCCTTGAATTCAACTACATGCTGCTCCAGGGCTACGACTTCGTCGAGCTCTTCCGCCGCACCGGCTGCCGCGTCCAGATGGGCGGCTCCGACCAGTGGGGCAACATCCTCTCCGGCGTCGACCTCGGTCGGCGCATGGCAGAGGTCGAGCTCTTCGCGCTGACAACGCCGCTGCTCACCACCGCCTCGGGCGCGAAGATGGGCAAGACCGCTTCGGGCGCCGTTTGGCTCAACCCGGACATGCTGTCGCCCTACGATTACTGGCAGTTCTGGCGCAACACCGAGGACGGCGACGTGGAGCGTTTCCTGAAACTCTTCACGACGCTGCCGCTCGACGAGATCGCCCGGCTCGCGACGCTTGGCGGTTCGGAGATCAACGAGGCCAAGAAGGTGCTCGCCACCGAGGCCACGGCGATGGCGCATGGCCGAGACGCGGCCGATGCGGCGGGCGAAACCGCGCGCCGCGCCTTTGAGGAAGGCGCGATGGCCGGCGGGCTGCCGACCGTCGAGATCCCGCGTGCGGATCTGGCGAACGGCATCGGCCTGCTCGCCGCCTTCGTGACAGCGGGGCTTTGCGCCTCCAACGGCGAGGTCCGCCGTCAGGTCAAGGGCGGTGGCACCCGCGTCAACGACCAGCCCGAGGGCGACGAAAAACGCGTGCTCGGCGAAGACGACCTGATCGAGGACGGTGTGATCAAGCTGTCGCTCGGCAAGAAGCGCCATGTGCTGCTGAAGGCCGTTTGA